In the genome of Acidobacteriota bacterium, one region contains:
- a CDS encoding histidine triad nucleotide-binding protein: MADCLFCKIAAREIPADVVHEDERLVAFKDINPQAPIHVLIIPRRHISTLNDLTADDAELVGEMVHLASRIAADRGHATAGYRTVFNCNAAAGQTVFHIHLHLLAGRDMTWPPG; the protein is encoded by the coding sequence ATGGCCGACTGCCTGTTCTGCAAGATCGCCGCCCGCGAGATCCCGGCCGACGTCGTCCACGAAGACGAACGCCTCGTCGCCTTCAAGGACATCAACCCGCAGGCGCCCATCCATGTCCTCATCATCCCGCGCCGCCACATCTCCACCCTCAACGACCTGACCGCCGACGACGCGGAGCTGGTCGGGGAGATGGTGCACCTGGCGAGCCGGATCGCGGCCGACCGCGGGCACGCGACGGCCGGCTACCGCACGGTCTTCAACTGCAACGCCGCGGCGGGCCAGACGGTGTTCCACATCCACCTGCACCTGCTCGCCGGCCGCGACATGACCTGGCCGCCCGGGTAG